From a single Chitinophaga sp. Cy-1792 genomic region:
- a CDS encoding RNA polymerase sigma factor RpoD/SigA gives MRQLKITKSITNRESQSLEKYLQEIGKVDLITPEEEVNLAIRIKQGDQRALEKLTKANLRFVVSVAKQYQNQGLSLSDLINEGNLGLIKAAQRFDETRGFKFISYAVWWIRQSILQALAEQSRIVRLPLNKVGLSNKISKAYSQLEQEFEREPSPDELATILEINTDEVEATLGVAARHVSMDAPFIDGEDNSLLDVLENPNAVSADEELDHHDSLRREIERSLSTLTDRQKDVIMLYFGIAVEHPMSLEDIGEKFGLTRERVRQIKDKAITKLRTTSRSKLLRNYLGS, from the coding sequence ATGCGCCAACTTAAAATCACTAAGTCCATTACTAACAGGGAATCGCAATCCTTGGAGAAGTACCTGCAGGAGATAGGGAAAGTGGACTTAATCACGCCGGAGGAAGAGGTTAATCTTGCTATCCGGATCAAGCAGGGCGATCAGAGAGCGTTGGAAAAGCTAACCAAAGCCAACCTTCGTTTCGTTGTATCCGTTGCTAAACAGTATCAGAATCAGGGCCTGTCGCTCAGCGATCTCATCAATGAGGGCAACCTGGGGTTAATTAAAGCTGCTCAACGTTTTGATGAAACGCGCGGTTTTAAATTCATTTCCTACGCAGTATGGTGGATTCGTCAATCCATCCTGCAGGCTTTGGCTGAACAATCCCGCATCGTGCGTCTGCCGCTCAACAAGGTAGGCCTGAGCAACAAAATCAGTAAAGCGTATTCACAGCTGGAACAGGAGTTCGAACGCGAGCCTTCTCCCGACGAACTGGCTACCATTCTTGAAATCAATACAGATGAGGTAGAAGCTACGCTCGGCGTTGCAGCCCGTCACGTATCGATGGATGCGCCTTTTATTGACGGAGAGGATAACTCCCTCCTCGATGTACTCGAAAATCCAAATGCCGTTTCCGCCGATGAAGAACTGGATCACCATGATTCTTTACGCCGCGAAATTGAGCGCTCCCTTTCCACGTTAACGGACCGTCAGAAGGATGTAATCATGTTGTACTTCGGTATTGCCGTTGAACATCCTATGTCTTTAGAAGATATTGGCGAAAAATTTGGCCTCACACGCGAACGTGTACGCCAGATTAAAGATAAAGCCATCACTAAATTAAGAACTACTTCCCGCAGCAAATTGCTCCGCAATTACCTGGGAAGCTGA
- a CDS encoding START-like domain-containing protein encodes MSKKVLYELEFPVRCSPSILYEFLSTPAGLQEWFADKVDFRDNVFSFSWNGAEEEAEVLEQEEDEFIRLHWTHAPKEEYFEFRIQISEVTNETILVVKDFAEKKEIKDQSQLWEYQVKDLFHRIGN; translated from the coding sequence ATGTCTAAGAAAGTGCTATACGAGCTGGAATTCCCGGTTAGATGCTCACCCTCTATTCTATACGAATTTCTTTCCACGCCGGCAGGCTTACAGGAATGGTTCGCTGATAAGGTTGACTTCAGAGATAATGTTTTCTCTTTCTCCTGGAACGGCGCGGAAGAAGAAGCGGAAGTACTGGAGCAGGAAGAGGATGAATTTATCCGTCTACATTGGACCCATGCCCCGAAAGAAGAATACTTCGAATTCAGGATTCAGATTTCTGAAGTTACCAACGAAACCATCCTGGTAGTAAAAGATTTCGCTGAAAAGAAAGAAATCAAGGACCAGAGCCAGCTATGGGAATATCAGGTAAAAGATCTGTTTCACAGAATCGGCAATTAA
- a CDS encoding LptF/LptG family permease, which translates to MKKLDKLIIKTFLGPFIATFFVTLFVLIMQFLWKYIDDLVGKGLDTMVIIQLIAYTSATLVTLALPLAVLLSSIMTFGNLGESFELVALKSAGISLLRFIRPLLAICTVIAIGAFLFANYVIPVANLQAKSLLWDITNAKPAFNIKAGVFYKDIPGYTIKVAQKDKDNQTIHQVIIFDHSTGGGDKIITAEKGQMVLTANKRFLYFILENGWRYEERGNRGFTVPPDMIRFGFHKYSKAFDLSAFAFNRLNMDLFASNQQMLNVRQLDQAIDSLQKVEATYGKTMHAYVSSRYTFSKWKDSAWAKTVPPLKVKDFEEVIPLEQRRNVLERAEQTVREGLSALETPAKDYEDRHGAILMHKVEWQRKFTLAAACIVMFLIGAPLGSIIRKGGLGTPLVFAVIFFVIFNVFFMIGEKMARSGVMMTWSGMWLSNIVLLPIAAFLIYKAMNDSQLFNKEFYFRIIQKVKKFLRRFKRQPTT; encoded by the coding sequence GTGAAAAAACTCGACAAACTCATTATAAAAACATTTCTTGGTCCCTTTATAGCCACTTTTTTCGTGACGCTGTTTGTACTGATTATGCAGTTCCTGTGGAAGTACATCGACGATCTGGTGGGAAAAGGACTGGATACCATGGTAATCATTCAGCTGATTGCCTATACCAGTGCAACGCTTGTAACCCTGGCACTTCCGCTGGCTGTACTCCTCTCCTCCATCATGACCTTCGGGAACCTGGGTGAAAGTTTTGAGCTTGTAGCCCTGAAATCAGCCGGCATCTCCCTGCTGCGCTTTATCAGACCTCTCCTGGCCATCTGTACCGTCATCGCCATCGGCGCCTTCCTGTTTGCCAACTACGTCATCCCTGTAGCCAACCTCCAGGCCAAATCACTCCTCTGGGATATCACCAATGCCAAACCGGCATTCAATATCAAAGCAGGTGTTTTTTATAAAGATATTCCCGGCTATACCATCAAGGTAGCCCAGAAAGATAAAGATAACCAGACCATCCACCAGGTCATCATATTTGACCACTCTACCGGTGGAGGCGACAAAATTATTACTGCGGAAAAAGGCCAGATGGTGCTTACTGCCAATAAACGTTTTCTCTACTTCATCCTGGAAAACGGCTGGAGATACGAAGAACGTGGCAACCGTGGCTTCACCGTACCACCGGACATGATCCGGTTTGGTTTCCATAAATACAGTAAGGCTTTTGACCTCAGCGCGTTTGCATTCAACCGCCTGAACATGGACCTTTTTGCATCCAACCAGCAGATGCTGAACGTCCGCCAGCTGGACCAGGCCATCGATTCGCTCCAGAAAGTGGAAGCTACCTATGGTAAAACCATGCACGCCTATGTATCCAGCCGGTATACTTTCTCCAAATGGAAAGACAGCGCCTGGGCCAAAACTGTACCACCCCTTAAAGTAAAAGATTTCGAAGAGGTTATTCCGTTGGAACAGCGCAGAAATGTGCTGGAGAGAGCGGAACAAACCGTTCGTGAAGGCTTAAGTGCCCTGGAAACTCCTGCTAAAGACTATGAAGACCGACATGGAGCTATATTAATGCACAAAGTAGAATGGCAGCGTAAATTCACACTGGCGGCAGCATGTATCGTGATGTTCCTGATAGGTGCTCCACTGGGTTCTATTATCCGTAAGGGCGGATTGGGTACCCCACTTGTGTTTGCGGTTATCTTCTTTGTGATATTTAACGTATTTTTCATGATCGGAGAGAAGATGGCCAGAAGTGGTGTCATGATGACCTGGTCGGGGATGTGGCTCTCCAATATTGTATTGTTGCCAATCGCGGCTTTTTTAATTTATAAAGCCATGAATGATTCGCAGCTTTTCAATAAAGAATTCTATTTTCGCATTATACAAAAAGTTAAGAAGTTCTTACGGAGATTTAAAAGGCAACCTACAACTTAA